The following are from one region of the Variovorax sp. V213 genome:
- a CDS encoding amino acid ABC transporter substrate-binding protein: MKRHFLLAGATAAALLLPFGSAFAQTDILKKIKDSGAITMGVRDASGAMSFTLGPGSYTGFHVEVCQRVVADIGKALQLDRIDVKYQLVTPQNRIPLVQNGTVDIECGTTTNNAARQKDVAFAPTLYVEGVRIAVKAASGIVSPAQFAGKSVAATTGTTSVQLLRKLKRDGAGEIAEVLAKDNSEGFLLLESGRVEGFAADGQILSTLISKSREPAQYKLLDQVLSVEPIAIMLPKGDAAFKKLVDQSVVSLARSGEAARLYDKWFMQPIPPHNSKVGLPASALTKAAWSNPTDKPMEEYETR, encoded by the coding sequence ATGAAGAGACACTTCCTTCTTGCCGGCGCAACGGCCGCGGCACTCCTGCTGCCGTTCGGCAGCGCGTTTGCGCAAACCGACATCCTGAAGAAGATCAAGGACTCCGGCGCCATCACCATGGGCGTGCGCGATGCCTCGGGCGCCATGTCCTTCACCCTCGGGCCGGGCAGCTACACGGGCTTTCATGTCGAGGTCTGCCAGCGTGTCGTCGCCGATATCGGGAAGGCACTGCAACTCGACAGGATCGACGTGAAGTACCAGCTGGTCACGCCGCAGAACCGCATTCCCCTGGTGCAGAACGGAACGGTCGACATCGAGTGCGGCACCACCACCAACAACGCGGCGCGCCAGAAAGACGTGGCGTTTGCACCGACGCTGTATGTGGAAGGTGTTCGCATCGCCGTGAAGGCGGCATCGGGCATCGTGTCGCCAGCCCAGTTTGCCGGCAAGTCCGTGGCCGCGACGACCGGCACCACGTCCGTGCAACTCCTGAGAAAGCTCAAGCGCGACGGCGCGGGCGAGATCGCGGAGGTGCTGGCCAAGGACAACAGCGAAGGCTTCCTGCTGCTCGAGTCGGGCCGCGTCGAGGGCTTTGCGGCCGATGGCCAGATCCTTTCCACTCTCATTTCCAAGAGCAGGGAGCCGGCGCAGTACAAGCTGCTCGACCAGGTGCTCAGCGTCGAGCCGATCGCGATCATGCTTCCAAAGGGAGACGCCGCGTTCAAGAAGCTGGTGGACCAGAGCGTGGTGTCGCTGGCTAGAAGTGGAGAAGCCGCGCGGCTCTACGACAAGTGGTTCATGCAGCCCATTCCGCCTCACAACTCGAAGGTGGGACTGCCGGCCAGCGCCTTGACCAAGGCCGCCTGGAGCAATCCCACCGACAAGCCGATGGAAGAGTACGAGACGCGATGA
- a CDS encoding VOC family protein has product MTAPTERIPFHLAFPVRDIAEARAFYGELLGCPEGRSAPEWVDFDFYGHQIVAHLAPDECGHKASSAVDGHDVPVRHFGAILPMDKWQSMADKLVARQTRFVIEPYIRFKGEPGEQATMFFLDPSGNAIEMKSFANLDSLFAV; this is encoded by the coding sequence ATGACCGCGCCCACCGAAAGAATTCCGTTCCACCTGGCTTTTCCCGTTCGCGACATTGCCGAAGCGCGCGCCTTCTACGGCGAGCTGCTGGGTTGCCCCGAAGGCCGCAGCGCGCCCGAGTGGGTCGATTTCGATTTCTACGGCCACCAGATCGTGGCGCATCTGGCGCCCGATGAATGCGGCCACAAGGCCAGCAGCGCGGTGGACGGCCACGACGTGCCGGTACGCCATTTCGGCGCGATTCTTCCGATGGACAAATGGCAATCGATGGCCGACAAGCTGGTCGCCCGGCAAACCCGGTTCGTGATCGAGCCCTACATCCGCTTCAAGGGCGAGCCGGGGGAGCAGGCGACGATGTTCTTTCTCGATCCCTCGGGCAATGCCATCGAGATGAAGTCGTTCGCGAATCTGGACTCGTTGTTCGCCGTCTGA
- the xylF gene encoding D-xylose ABC transporter substrate-binding protein, which produces MQLKHTLAAMAFGLTAVGALAQTVVGVSWSNFQEERWKTDEAAIKAQLEKLGAKYISADAGGSPEKQLGDIEGLMSKGAKALIVLAMDKDAILPAITKATRQKVPVVAYDRLIEAPGVFYITFDNVEVGRMEAREVFKVKPKGNYVIIKGSPSDPNADFLRAGQQEVLDAAVKKGDIKIVGDEYTEGWKPEVAQKNMEQILTKVGNKVDAVVAANDGTAGGAVAALTAKGLRGVPVSGQDADFAALNRIALGTQTATVFKDSRELGREAASAAIALTQGKPAEKAAPWNSGPKKISLSSRLLTPVPITRDNLDVVVKAGWIKKDELCKGVPAASAPAACK; this is translated from the coding sequence ATGCAACTCAAGCACACCCTGGCCGCCATGGCCTTCGGCCTCACCGCAGTGGGCGCACTGGCCCAGACCGTGGTCGGCGTGAGCTGGTCCAATTTCCAGGAAGAGCGTTGGAAGACCGACGAGGCCGCCATCAAGGCCCAGCTCGAGAAGCTTGGCGCCAAGTACATCAGTGCCGACGCGGGCGGCTCGCCTGAGAAGCAGCTGGGCGACATCGAGGGGTTGATGTCCAAGGGCGCCAAGGCGCTCATCGTGCTTGCGATGGACAAGGACGCGATCCTGCCCGCGATCACCAAGGCCACGCGCCAGAAGGTGCCCGTGGTCGCGTACGACCGGTTGATCGAGGCGCCGGGCGTCTTCTACATCACCTTCGACAACGTCGAGGTCGGGCGCATGGAGGCGCGCGAGGTCTTCAAGGTCAAGCCCAAGGGCAACTACGTGATCATCAAGGGCTCGCCGAGCGACCCGAACGCCGACTTTCTGCGCGCGGGCCAGCAAGAGGTGCTGGACGCCGCCGTGAAGAAGGGCGACATCAAGATCGTCGGCGACGAATATACCGAGGGCTGGAAGCCCGAGGTCGCGCAGAAGAACATGGAACAGATCCTCACCAAGGTCGGCAACAAGGTCGACGCGGTGGTGGCGGCCAACGACGGCACGGCCGGCGGCGCGGTGGCGGCCCTCACGGCCAAGGGTCTGCGCGGCGTTCCGGTATCGGGACAGGACGCGGACTTTGCGGCGCTCAACCGCATTGCGCTGGGCACGCAGACCGCCACCGTCTTCAAGGACTCGCGCGAACTCGGCCGCGAAGCCGCCAGCGCCGCCATCGCGCTGACGCAGGGCAAGCCGGCCGAGAAGGCCGCACCGTGGAATTCCGGTCCGAAGAAGATCTCGCTCTCGTCGCGCCTGCTCACGCCGGTGCCGATCACGCGCGACAACCTCGACGTGGTCGTGAAGGCCGGCTGGATCAAGAAGGACGAGCTCTGCAAGGGCGTCCCGGCCGCCAGCGCGCCCGCAGCCTGCAAGTAG
- a CDS encoding sugar ABC transporter permease codes for MSNQTPGWWRRAGVDLRLLLMSVLLVVMGIVFNVMSGGVFLSPENLYNVAQQTAVVGIVATVMVLVIVARHIDLSVGSVMGFVGVLIAYLQYTSGWSWPTACLAGLAVALLVSIYQGWLTAMLGVPSFVVTLGGLMSFRGAAFLVADGKTQPVNDEFFQRLGGGYDGGIGTTATWILAVFVAVVLFARMLQKRRARAHHEMPNEPLWLELLLTAVPVAVVFVFAAVMNNYQIASKDAPQGLPIPVLIWAVVAIVLSFIVHRTRFGRYVFAMGGNPDAAALVGIPVKRVTLMLFALLAVLVTVAAIVSIARLNAGTNSLGTGMELYVIAAAVIGGTALAGGSGSIFGSVLGALIMQSLDSGMLLLDVPIGKRMVIIGQVLIVAVVFDVLYRKRFGEN; via the coding sequence ATGAGCAATCAAACGCCAGGCTGGTGGCGGCGCGCGGGCGTCGATCTGCGGCTCTTGCTGATGAGCGTGCTGCTGGTCGTCATGGGCATCGTCTTCAACGTGATGTCGGGCGGCGTGTTCCTGTCGCCCGAGAACCTCTACAACGTGGCGCAGCAGACGGCCGTGGTGGGCATCGTCGCGACGGTGATGGTGCTGGTCATCGTGGCGCGCCACATCGACCTGTCCGTGGGCTCGGTCATGGGCTTTGTCGGGGTGCTGATCGCCTACCTGCAATACACCTCGGGCTGGTCGTGGCCCACGGCCTGCCTGGCGGGCCTCGCGGTGGCGCTGCTGGTGTCGATCTACCAGGGCTGGCTCACGGCGATGCTGGGCGTGCCGTCGTTCGTGGTCACGCTGGGCGGGCTGATGTCGTTCCGCGGCGCCGCGTTCCTGGTGGCCGACGGCAAGACGCAGCCGGTGAACGACGAGTTCTTCCAGCGCCTGGGCGGCGGGTACGACGGCGGCATCGGCACCACCGCGACCTGGATTCTCGCGGTGTTCGTGGCGGTGGTGCTGTTCGCGCGCATGCTGCAGAAGCGCCGCGCGCGCGCGCATCACGAGATGCCCAACGAGCCGCTCTGGCTCGAACTGCTCTTGACCGCCGTGCCGGTGGCGGTGGTGTTCGTCTTCGCGGCGGTCATGAACAACTACCAGATCGCCTCGAAGGACGCACCGCAGGGTCTGCCGATTCCGGTATTGATCTGGGCCGTGGTGGCCATCGTGCTGTCGTTCATCGTGCACCGCACGCGCTTTGGCCGCTATGTGTTCGCGATGGGCGGCAACCCTGACGCGGCGGCGCTGGTGGGCATTCCGGTGAAGCGGGTCACGCTGATGCTGTTCGCACTGCTCGCGGTGCTGGTCACGGTGGCGGCCATCGTGTCGATTGCGCGGCTCAATGCCGGCACCAACTCGCTCGGCACGGGCATGGAGCTGTACGTGATCGCGGCCGCCGTCATCGGCGGCACGGCGCTCGCGGGCGGCAGCGGCTCGATCTTCGGCTCGGTGCTGGGCGCCCTCATCATGCAGTCGCTCGACAGCGGCATGCTGCTGCTGGACGTGCCGATCGGCAAGCGCATGGTCATCATCGGGCAGGTGCTGATCGTGGCGGTGGTGTTCGACGTGCTCTATCGCAAGCGCTTCGGGGAGAACTGA
- a CDS encoding ATP-binding cassette domain-containing protein — MSANIIDPSKPLVELREIRKAFGGVKAVDGVSVNLHPGEVVAVLGHNGAGKSTLMKMLAGAYPIDSGDTLIAGEKVHIRTPAEAQALGIETIYQTLALADNLDSVSNLFLGREKMTRWNTLDDHFMEVQARKVFHRLNKNFTNIRIPVRRLSGGQRQVVAISRALYFNARILIMDEPCAALGPEETAMVGGLVKQLKADGVGIFLITHDMPDVFSLSDRVAVMKNGKLVGTYRTAEVTEDEVLGMIIAGKRPEGKEQAHR; from the coding sequence ATGAGTGCCAACATCATCGATCCCTCCAAACCCCTCGTCGAGCTGCGCGAGATCCGCAAGGCCTTCGGCGGAGTGAAGGCCGTGGACGGCGTGAGCGTGAACCTCCATCCGGGCGAAGTGGTCGCGGTGCTCGGCCACAACGGCGCCGGCAAGTCCACGCTCATGAAGATGCTTGCGGGGGCCTACCCGATCGACTCGGGCGACACGCTGATCGCGGGCGAGAAGGTCCACATCCGCACGCCCGCCGAGGCGCAGGCGCTGGGCATCGAGACCATCTACCAGACGCTGGCGCTGGCGGACAACCTCGACTCGGTGTCCAACCTCTTTCTCGGGCGCGAGAAGATGACGCGCTGGAACACGCTCGACGACCATTTCATGGAAGTCCAGGCGCGCAAGGTGTTCCACCGCCTCAACAAGAACTTCACCAACATCCGCATTCCGGTGCGCCGGCTCTCGGGCGGGCAGCGGCAGGTGGTGGCGATCTCGCGTGCGCTGTACTTCAATGCGCGCATCCTGATCATGGACGAACCCTGCGCCGCGCTCGGCCCCGAGGAAACCGCGATGGTCGGCGGGCTCGTGAAGCAGCTCAAGGCCGATGGCGTCGGCATTTTCCTGATCACGCACGACATGCCCGACGTGTTCTCGCTGAGCGACCGCGTTGCGGTCATGAAGAACGGCAAGCTCGTCGGCACCTACCGCACCGCGGAAGTCACCGAAGACGAAGTGCTCGGCATGATCATCGCCGGCAAGCGTCCTGAAGGAAAAGAGCAGGCGCACCGGTGA
- a CDS encoding ROK family protein, whose protein sequence is MTIGDQQLLKRMNRSVLLRLLRARPGLSRARLATESGLTKSTVSLLVRELLDEGWLSEAGTTVADGLGRPSTPLQINVGMRALMGVEIAVETVRLACVSLQGEVLHADTHALTDSAPAGVCAQVARMAAAAHRQLDELGLRLSSIGVCVPGAVDDCTGVVRFAPNLGWRNVSLLPALEKAFAAAGLPDVMVQLQNDADAAALGEYEFFGGEGGDPLIFVSCDVGVGAGVVLNDRLFTGAQGMAGEIGHTILQIDGPLCSCGRRGCAEAFFGSRALERDAPDTARAAAFFGVLLQNLWVTFDPRAIVLGGKSCTHHRGLAQEAFEMVKRHADAAGMPAPDLRLARYGELAPAVGAAALALHEYLRPLQLDARARRARAAREYRISSA, encoded by the coding sequence GTGACCATCGGCGATCAACAGCTGCTCAAGCGGATGAACCGCAGCGTCCTGCTGCGGCTGCTGCGCGCGCGGCCGGGACTCTCGCGTGCGCGGCTCGCCACCGAAAGCGGCCTCACCAAATCGACCGTGAGCCTGCTGGTGCGCGAGCTTCTCGACGAGGGCTGGCTCAGCGAGGCAGGTACGACTGTTGCGGATGGTCTGGGACGGCCTTCCACGCCGTTGCAGATCAACGTCGGCATGCGCGCGCTGATGGGCGTCGAGATCGCCGTCGAAACGGTGCGCCTGGCCTGCGTCTCGCTGCAGGGCGAGGTGCTGCATGCCGACACGCATGCGCTGACCGACAGCGCTCCGGCGGGCGTCTGCGCGCAGGTCGCGCGCATGGCCGCGGCCGCGCACCGGCAGTTGGACGAACTGGGGCTGCGCCTGTCGAGCATCGGCGTCTGCGTGCCGGGCGCGGTGGACGATTGCACCGGCGTGGTCCGCTTTGCGCCCAACCTCGGCTGGCGCAACGTGAGCCTGCTGCCCGCGCTCGAAAAAGCCTTTGCCGCGGCGGGCCTGCCGGACGTCATGGTGCAGCTGCAGAACGATGCCGATGCCGCCGCGCTCGGCGAGTACGAGTTCTTCGGCGGCGAGGGCGGCGATCCGCTGATCTTCGTCAGCTGCGACGTCGGCGTGGGTGCCGGCGTGGTGCTGAACGACCGCCTGTTCACGGGCGCGCAAGGCATGGCGGGCGAGATCGGCCACACCATCCTGCAGATCGACGGGCCGCTGTGCTCGTGCGGGCGAAGAGGCTGCGCCGAAGCCTTCTTCGGTTCGCGTGCGCTGGAGCGCGACGCACCCGACACGGCGCGCGCGGCCGCCTTCTTCGGCGTGCTGCTGCAGAACCTGTGGGTCACCTTCGATCCGCGCGCCATCGTGCTCGGCGGCAAGTCGTGCACTCACCATCGCGGCCTGGCGCAGGAGGCTTTCGAGATGGTGAAGCGCCATGCCGATGCGGCCGGCATGCCCGCGCCCGATCTGCGCCTGGCCCGCTATGGCGAGCTGGCTCCCGCGGTGGGCGCGGCCGCGCTGGCGCTGCACGAGTACCTGCGGCCTCTTCAGCTCGATGCGCGTGCGCGCCGGGCCCGTGCCGCGCGCGAGTACCGGATTTCTTCGGCCTGA
- a CDS encoding helix-turn-helix domain-containing protein, with amino-acid sequence MAFERLGTATAPRQLFSTTPAQRVALARQQFFEEGVRPSGLVGEAVIQSWLRCTRNHSDRQRIVPFDAVTPSRLHATLARNRELLEVARQELASMESALSGTDCRVILTDGEGVVVHVTQQPAGAHQPVLRKTARVGVNISERIVGTTAPGIVATTGQACTVDGAEHYFDVLSQMQCAAAPIRDVAGQLAGVLDITMEARRFGFDAASMVALYATTIENRLLQAQSRDHLILRFQASPTLLGTPMEALAGVAPDGTIAWLNGAGARLIGRLPEEACERDVESMLGHDLASLLRLQRREAAQPLRLASGLGVWVQARLKAAEGADFRHAVAMPGETGAVMSIEPSTPIDACAAKDSTGAVVPRHVETETPHGETLREHSRKLIEEALAAQGGNVSQAARQLGVSRGTLYRRLRDWREADKGAATAPG; translated from the coding sequence GCGGCAACAGTTCTTCGAGGAAGGCGTGCGGCCCTCGGGCCTGGTCGGCGAAGCGGTGATCCAGTCGTGGCTGCGCTGCACCCGCAACCACAGCGACCGGCAACGCATCGTGCCTTTCGATGCGGTCACGCCCAGCCGGCTGCACGCCACGCTGGCGCGCAACCGCGAACTGCTCGAGGTCGCGCGGCAGGAGCTCGCGAGCATGGAAAGCGCGCTCTCGGGCACCGACTGCCGCGTGATCCTGACGGACGGCGAAGGCGTGGTGGTGCACGTCACGCAGCAGCCGGCCGGGGCGCACCAGCCGGTGCTGCGCAAGACCGCGCGCGTGGGCGTGAACATTTCGGAGCGCATCGTCGGTACCACCGCGCCGGGCATCGTGGCGACCACCGGACAGGCCTGCACCGTCGACGGCGCGGAGCACTACTTCGACGTGCTGTCGCAGATGCAATGCGCCGCGGCGCCCATTCGGGACGTGGCGGGCCAGCTTGCCGGCGTGCTCGACATCACGATGGAGGCGCGACGCTTCGGTTTCGACGCGGCCTCGATGGTGGCGCTGTACGCCACCACCATCGAGAACCGGCTGCTGCAGGCACAGTCGCGCGACCACCTGATCCTGCGCTTCCAGGCCAGCCCGACCTTGCTGGGCACGCCCATGGAAGCGCTGGCCGGCGTGGCGCCCGACGGCACCATCGCCTGGCTCAACGGCGCCGGCGCGCGGCTGATCGGCCGCCTGCCGGAAGAAGCCTGCGAGCGCGATGTCGAGTCCATGCTGGGCCACGATCTCGCCAGCCTGCTACGGCTGCAACGGCGCGAAGCGGCGCAGCCGCTGCGCCTGGCCAGCGGCCTCGGCGTGTGGGTGCAGGCGCGGCTCAAGGCGGCGGAAGGCGCGGACTTCAGGCACGCGGTGGCAATGCCCGGCGAGACCGGCGCGGTGATGTCCATCGAGCCCTCGACGCCGATCGACGCCTGTGCGGCCAAAGACAGCACGGGAGCGGTGGTTCCCCGCCACGTAGAAACGGAAACGCCGCACGGCGAAACACTGCGCGAGCACAGCCGCAAGCTGATCGAGGAAGCGCTGGCGGCGCAGGGCGGCAACGTGTCGCAGGCGGCGCGGCAGCTGGGCGTGTCGCGCGGCACGCTGTACCGGCGGCTGCGCGACTGGCGCGAAGCGGACAAAGGCGCGGCGACCGCGCCGGGCTGA